The Coccidioides posadasii str. Silveira chromosome 3, complete sequence genome contains a region encoding:
- a CDS encoding uncharacterized protein (EggNog:ENOG410PJK6~COG:S): MRVAATTPQALELLHSIAATAISWSSGRLDVFGLGTNNALYHKWYQRQWGPSQNDWEYLGGTFSSQPTAVSWGDDRIDIFGLGTNNQMYHKYWDGSAWGPSTTGYENLGGVFSSRPSAVSWAENRLDIFGLGTNNQMYHKWWNGARWGPSQTDWENLGGVFSSPPSAVSWGPNRIDIFGLGTDNRMYHKWWDGSRWGPSQTGWENLGGVFNSQPVAVAWSANRLDIFGVGTDNALYHKWWDGSRWGPSTTGWENLGGVLTSPPAVVSWAANRLDIFGIGTDNQMYHKWWDGSRWNDWEALGGVFNSAPAAVSWGRGRLDIFGLGTNNAMFHKWFDGRWGPSITGWESLGGTFTSS; encoded by the coding sequence ATGCGCGTTGCCGCAACAACACCGCAGGCTCTCGAGCTTCTGCACAGTATCGCTGCTACAGCAATATCTTGGTCATCCGGTCGACTTGACGTGTTTGGCCTGGGGACCAACAATGCCCTATACCACAAATGGTATCAAAGACAATGGGGTCCTTCCCAGAACGACTGGGAGTACCTTGGAGGTACCTTCAGCAGCCAGCCAACCGCAGTCTCCTGGGGAGACGACAGAATCGACATTTTTGGCCTAGGCACCAATAACCAAATGTACCATAAGTATTGGGACGGATCTGCTTGGGGTCCTTCCACTACCGGGTACGAAAACTTGGGAGGCGTTTTCAGTTCCCGCCCATCAGCTGTCTCATGGGCCGAAAATCGACTCGATATCTTCGGGCTTGGAACAAACAACCAAATGTACCACAAATGGTGGAACGGCGCTCGATGGGGACCATCACAGACGGATTGGGAGAATCTTGGAGGCGTGTTCAGCAGCCCTCCAAGCGCGGTCTCCTGGGGCCCAAATCGAATTGATATCTTCGGCTTAGGTACCGATAACCGGATGTACCACAAATGGTGGGATGGCTCTCGCTGGGGGCCATCGCAGACTGGTTGGGAAAATCTCGGTGGAGTCTTCAACAGCCAGCCGGTCGCCGTGGCCTGGAGTGCCAATCGACTCGATATTTTCGGAGTCGGTACGGACAATGCCTTGTATCACAAATGGTGGGATGGATCTCGATGGGGTCCGTCGACGACTGGGTGGGAAAACCTCGGTGGCGTTTTGACTAGCCCTCCAGCAGTTGTCTCGTGGGCAGCCAACCGGCTTGATATTTTCGGAATTGGGACCGACAACCAAATGTATCACAAATGGTGGGATGGCTCGAGATGGAATGATTGGGAGGCTCTCGGTGGCGTCTTCAACAGCGCACCAGCAGCTGTCTCTTGGGGCCGGGGACGACTCGATATATTTGGTCTAGGAACAAATAACGCCATGTTCCACAAGTGGTTCGATGGAAGATGGGGCCCATCGATAACTGGATGGGAATCACTTGGCGGTACATTCACCTCGTCCTAA
- a CDS encoding uncharacterized protein (EggNog:ENOG410PFR3~COG:H~BUSCO:6926at33183), whose product MSSSQRSAADLDTSRTKPHRPFQEDHAAVQRLEEAISHPGSVKINVKGAFIVDEQPTEQSRVVFDCRDGIHYEHKDIRLPHHTDVVSHVAVDIGGSLAKLVYFSPELGSSADGGRLNFLNFETERIDLCIDFLKQLKENHRKLNGSAPGPLCIMATGGGAYKYYDRLKEELGVDIIREDEMECLIIGLDFFITEIPNEVFTYSETSPMEFAEARPDVYPYLLVNIGSGVSMVKVSAPRRFERVGGTSLGGGTFWGLMSLLTGARTFDEMLAMAELGDNSGVDMLVGDIYGTDYTKIGLKSSTIASTFGKVFKMQRLAERSAQGSECLCESDSESERDVSQFRREDISRSLLFAISNNIGQIAYLQSEKHQIKHIYFGGSFIRGHRQTMNTLSYAIRFWSKGEKQAYFLRHEGYLGAVGAFLKRQPQDWGRRRSIENTAATRFAAYREELRSATKNGTELPPT is encoded by the exons ATGTCGTCGTCGCAGAGATCAGCAGCGGACCTGGATACCTCCCGAACAAAGCCCCACCGGCCGTTCCAGGAGGATCATGCTGCTGTCCAGCGACTCGAAGAGGCCATCTCGCATCCGGGATCCGTGAAGATTAACGTGAAGGGCGCCTTCATCGTCGACGAACAGCCAACGGAGCAGAGCCGTGTTGTTTTCGACTGCCGGGACGGAATTCACTACGAGCACAAGGATATCCGGCTACCCCATCACACCGATGTCGTCAGTCACGTTGCTGTCGAT ATCGGAGGGTCGCTAGCGAAACTCGTCTACTTCTCCCCGGAGCTTGGCTCTTCGGCCGACGGCGGCAGGCTGAACTTCCTGAACTTCGAGACCGAGCGCATCGACCTGTGTATCGATTTCTTAAAACAATTAAAAGAGAACCACAGGAAGCTCAATGGCTCGGCTCCAGGTCCCCTCTGCATCATGGCCACCGGAGGAGGTGCGTACAAATACTACGATCGGCTAAAGGAGGAACTGGGAGTGGACATTATCAGAGAAGATGAGATGGAGTGTTTAATAATTG GGCTGGATTTTTTTATCACAGAAATTCCGAACGAGGTCTTCACCTACAGCGAGACATCACCCATGGAGTTCGCTGAGGCACGACCGGACGTCTATCCTTACCTCTTGGTGAATATTGGATCCGGAGTATCGATGGTCAAAGTCTCCGCTCCCAGAAGGTTTGAACGTGTCGGGGGCACATCGCTCGGTGGGGGCACTTTCTGGGGGCTGATGTCCCTACTGACTGGTGCCCGAACATTCGACGAAATGTTAGCAATGGCGGAACTGGGAGATAATAGCGGAGTCGACATGCTGGTTGGCGACATCTACGGGACCGACTATACAAAGATTGGGCTCAAGTCGTCAACCATCGCCAGCACCTTTGGCAAGGTTTTTAAGATGCAGCGCCTTGCAGAACGCAGTGCCCAGGGTAGCGAATGCCTTTGCGAAAGTGATTCGGAGTCCGAACGGGATGTCTCGCAATTCCGCCGTGAGGATATTAGCCGAAGTTTGCTTTTTGCTATCAG TAATAACATTGGCCAAATTGCCTACTTACAATCAGAAAAACATCAGATCAAACACATCTACTTTGGTGGCTCCTTCATACGGGGTCACCGCCAGACCATGAACACCCTATCATATGCTATCCGATTCTGGTCCAAGGGAGAAAAACAAGCTTATTTCCTTCGCCACGAAGGCTATCTTGGTGCTGTTGGAGCATTCTTGAAGCGGCAACCCCAAGATTGGGGTCGCCGTCGGAGTATTGAAAACACGGCGGCCACCCGATTCGCCGCCTATCGGGAGGAATTGCGAAGTGCCACAAAGAACGGGACAGAGCTGCCACCCACGTAA